A window of the Acipenser ruthenus chromosome 30, fAciRut3.2 maternal haplotype, whole genome shotgun sequence genome harbors these coding sequences:
- the LOC117395051 gene encoding membrane cofactor protein-like isoform X2: MPGRNTHSADNVFMISLCLGLALLIVRVSGQCGNPPDYPNVIMTTQPPPNLVEGSTITYECQIGYVRNSGSTTITCTSSQWSQLTLVCESRSCGSPGEILNGRFNTDEGVLFGDKAYAVCDEGFQLAGSGVRNCLANGWDGAIPICEIVKCPNPPEIVNGEITNPPQGTVTFGTVIIYRCNEGVLVGNRELVCTKYGNYSSAPPACKDHKGCPSVQVENGHKVAGFGPDYKYKESITFACNSGYILHGTDTVTCGINEIWEPELPTCQKASTTTTTTTTTTTGVPSTPSPAPTTTTTTTTPRTTTTKLPPAPSPGISSTAGLNTVKTTTTDDKNGPPGKPKVYVISKKLCFLGPTPNTVVRSL; this comes from the exons ATGCCTGGACGCAATACACATTCTGCCGACAACGTGTTTATGATTTCATTATGTCTGGGGCTGGCCTTGCTCATTGTCCGTGTGTCTG GACAATGTGGCAATCCTCCAGATTATCCCAATGTGATAATGACAACTCAACCGCCACCTAACTTAGTGGAGGGATCTACAATCACTTATGAATGTCAGATTGGGTATGTACGGAACAGTGGATCTACAACAATCACCTGTACCAGTTCACAGTGGTCACAGCTGACCTTGGTGTGTGAAA gcCGATCATGTGGAAGTCCAGGAGAGATACTTAATGGACGCTTTAATACTGATGAGGGTGTTCTTTTTGGAGACAAGGCTTATGCAGTTTGTGATGAAGG attcCAGTTGGCAGGCAGTGGTGTCAGAAACTGTCTTGCAAATGGCTGGGATGGTGCCATTCCTATATGTGAAA ttGTTAAGTGTCCAAACCCTCCAGAGATTGTAAACGGTGAAATCACAAACCCACCTCAGGGAACTGTCACGTTTGGCACAGTTATTATCTACAGGTGTAATGAAGGGGTTCTGGTGGGTAATAGGGAGCTTGTTTGCACCAAATATGGAAACTACAGTAGTGCTCCTCCAGCATGTAAAG ATCACAAAGGCTGCCCTTCTGTTCAAGTGGAAAATGGCCATAAGGTAGCCGGATTTGGACCTGATTATAAATATAAGGAATCTATTACCTTTGCTTGTAATTCTGGGTATATTCTCCATGGCACTGACACTGTTACATGTGGAATAAATGAAATTTGGGAACCTGAACTTCCGACTTGCCAAAAAG cttcaacaacaacaaccaccacaaccaccacaACCACAGGAGTGCCTTCAACACCCTCTCCAG ctccaaccaccaccaccacaacaacaacacCTAGAACCACAACTACAAAACTGCCTCCAGCACCCTCTCCTG GAATTTCATCAACCGCTGGACTGAATACTGTAAAGACGACTACTACTg atgacAAGAATGGGCCTCCAGGTAAACCAAAAGTTTATGTCATCAGTAAAAAGCTATGCTTTTTAGGACCAACCCCAAACACAGTAGtgcgttccctttag
- the LOC117395072 gene encoding membrane cofactor protein-like isoform X2 has protein sequence MPGRNTNSADNVFMISLCVGLALLIVRVSGQCGYPPDYETAILKDDQIQGPSDFVEGFKVTYTCRSGYVPVTGSPTITCTNSEWSHLTLVCDRRSCGSPGEILNGRFNTDEGVLFGDKAYAVCDEGYQLVGSGVRNCRAAGWDGAIPICEIVKCPNPPEIVNGEITNPPQGTVTFGTSIIYKCNKGVLVGNRELVCTKYGNYSSDPPACKDHKGCPSVPVENGRKVAGFGPDYNYGDFITFACNSGYILHGTDTVTCGVNEIWEPELPTCQKAPTTTTTEVPPTPSPVLCGTTCGIILGVFAAVILVIVAVLVYCLCFRNRNGKSSSSPGTAAAY, from the exons ATGCCTGGACGCAATACAAATTCTGCCGACAACGTGTTTATGATTTCACTATGTGTGGGGCTGGCCTTGCTCATTGTCCGTGTGTCTG GACAATGTGGCTATCCTCCAGATTATGAGACTGCCATACTGAAAGATGATCAAATTCAAGGGCCATCTGACTTTGTCGAGGGATTTAAAGTCACTTATACATGTCGCAGTGGGTATGTACCAGTGACTGGATCTCCAACAATCACCTGTACCAATTCAGAGTGGTCACATCTGACCTTGGTGTGTGATC gcCGATCATGTGGAAGTCCAGGAGAGATACTTAATGGACGCTTTAATACTGATGAGGGTGTTCTTTTTGGAGACAAGGCTTATGCAGTTTGTGATGAAGG atacCAGTTGGTAGGCAGTGGTGTCAGAAACTGTCGCGCTGCTGGCTGGGATGGTGCCATTCCTATATGTGAAA ttGTTAAGTGTCCAAACCCTCCAGAGATTGTAAACGGTGAAATCACAAACCCACCTCAGGGAACTGTCACATTTGGCACATCTATTATCTACAAGTGTAATAAAGGGGTTCTGGTGGGTAATAGGGAGCTTGTTTGCACCAAATATGGAAACTACAGTAGTGACCCTCCAGCATGTAAAG ATCACAAAGGCTGCCCTTCTGTTCCAGTGGAAAATGGCCGTAAGGTAGCCGGATTTGGACCTGATTATAACTATGGGGATTTCATTACCTTTGCTTGTAATTCTGGGTATATTCTCCATGGCACTGACACTGTTACATGTGGAGTAAATGAAATTTGGGAACCTGAACTTCCGACTTGCCAAAAAG ctccAACCACCACAACCACAGAAGTGCCTCCGACACCCTCTCCTG tgctgtgtggCACAACATGTG GAATCATTCTTGGCGTATTTGCTGCTGTCATATTGGTGATTGTTGCTGTTCTGGTCTATTGCCTGTGTTTCAGAAATAGGAATGG GAAATCCTCTTCTTCTCCTGGCACTGCTGCTGCTTATTAA
- the LOC117395072 gene encoding membrane cofactor protein-like isoform X1 — protein MPGRNTNSADNVFMISLCVGLALLIVRVSGQCGYPPDYETAILKDDQIQGPSDFVEGFKVTYTCRSGYVPVTGSPTITCTNSEWSHLTLVCDRRSCGSPGEILNGRFNTDEGVLFGDKAYAVCDEGYQLVGSGVRNCRAAGWDGAIPICEIVKCPNPPEIVNGEITNPPQGTVTFGTSIIYKCNKGVLVGNRELVCTKYGNYSSDPPACKDHKGCPSVPVENGRKVAGFGPDYNYGDFITFACNSGYILHGTDTVTCGVNEIWEPELPTCQKAPTTTTTEVPPTPSPVLCGTTCGIILGVFAAVILVIVAVLVYCLCFRNRNGSYHTTGNHEMNSAIKDD, from the exons ATGCCTGGACGCAATACAAATTCTGCCGACAACGTGTTTATGATTTCACTATGTGTGGGGCTGGCCTTGCTCATTGTCCGTGTGTCTG GACAATGTGGCTATCCTCCAGATTATGAGACTGCCATACTGAAAGATGATCAAATTCAAGGGCCATCTGACTTTGTCGAGGGATTTAAAGTCACTTATACATGTCGCAGTGGGTATGTACCAGTGACTGGATCTCCAACAATCACCTGTACCAATTCAGAGTGGTCACATCTGACCTTGGTGTGTGATC gcCGATCATGTGGAAGTCCAGGAGAGATACTTAATGGACGCTTTAATACTGATGAGGGTGTTCTTTTTGGAGACAAGGCTTATGCAGTTTGTGATGAAGG atacCAGTTGGTAGGCAGTGGTGTCAGAAACTGTCGCGCTGCTGGCTGGGATGGTGCCATTCCTATATGTGAAA ttGTTAAGTGTCCAAACCCTCCAGAGATTGTAAACGGTGAAATCACAAACCCACCTCAGGGAACTGTCACATTTGGCACATCTATTATCTACAAGTGTAATAAAGGGGTTCTGGTGGGTAATAGGGAGCTTGTTTGCACCAAATATGGAAACTACAGTAGTGACCCTCCAGCATGTAAAG ATCACAAAGGCTGCCCTTCTGTTCCAGTGGAAAATGGCCGTAAGGTAGCCGGATTTGGACCTGATTATAACTATGGGGATTTCATTACCTTTGCTTGTAATTCTGGGTATATTCTCCATGGCACTGACACTGTTACATGTGGAGTAAATGAAATTTGGGAACCTGAACTTCCGACTTGCCAAAAAG ctccAACCACCACAACCACAGAAGTGCCTCCGACACCCTCTCCTG tgctgtgtggCACAACATGTG GAATCATTCTTGGCGTATTTGCTGCTGTCATATTGGTGATTGTTGCTGTTCTGGTCTATTGCCTGTGTTTCAGAAATAGGAATGG CTCATACCATACTACAGGAAATCATGAAATGAACTCAGCTATTAAAGATGATTGA
- the LOC117395072 gene encoding membrane cofactor protein-like isoform X3 translates to MPGRNTNSADNVFMISLCVGLALLIVRVSGQCGYPPDYETAILKDDQIQGPSDFVEGFKVTYTCRSGYVPVTGSPTITCTNSEWSHLTLVCDRRSCGSPGEILNGRFNTDEGVLFGDKAYAVCDEGYQLVGSGVRNCRAAGWDGAIPICEIVKCPNPPEIVNGEITNPPQGTVTFGTSIIYKCNKGVLVGNRELVCTKYGNYSSDPPACKDHKGCPSVPVENGRKVAGFGPDYNYGDFITFACNSGYILHGTDTVTCGVNEIWEPELPTCQKAPTTTTTEVPPTPSPVLCGTTCGNPLLLLALLLLIKLMPFS, encoded by the exons ATGCCTGGACGCAATACAAATTCTGCCGACAACGTGTTTATGATTTCACTATGTGTGGGGCTGGCCTTGCTCATTGTCCGTGTGTCTG GACAATGTGGCTATCCTCCAGATTATGAGACTGCCATACTGAAAGATGATCAAATTCAAGGGCCATCTGACTTTGTCGAGGGATTTAAAGTCACTTATACATGTCGCAGTGGGTATGTACCAGTGACTGGATCTCCAACAATCACCTGTACCAATTCAGAGTGGTCACATCTGACCTTGGTGTGTGATC gcCGATCATGTGGAAGTCCAGGAGAGATACTTAATGGACGCTTTAATACTGATGAGGGTGTTCTTTTTGGAGACAAGGCTTATGCAGTTTGTGATGAAGG atacCAGTTGGTAGGCAGTGGTGTCAGAAACTGTCGCGCTGCTGGCTGGGATGGTGCCATTCCTATATGTGAAA ttGTTAAGTGTCCAAACCCTCCAGAGATTGTAAACGGTGAAATCACAAACCCACCTCAGGGAACTGTCACATTTGGCACATCTATTATCTACAAGTGTAATAAAGGGGTTCTGGTGGGTAATAGGGAGCTTGTTTGCACCAAATATGGAAACTACAGTAGTGACCCTCCAGCATGTAAAG ATCACAAAGGCTGCCCTTCTGTTCCAGTGGAAAATGGCCGTAAGGTAGCCGGATTTGGACCTGATTATAACTATGGGGATTTCATTACCTTTGCTTGTAATTCTGGGTATATTCTCCATGGCACTGACACTGTTACATGTGGAGTAAATGAAATTTGGGAACCTGAACTTCCGACTTGCCAAAAAG ctccAACCACCACAACCACAGAAGTGCCTCCGACACCCTCTCCTG tgctgtgtggCACAACATGTG GAAATCCTCTTCTTCTCCTGGCACTGCTGCTGCTTATTAAATTAATGCCGTTCAGCTGA